The following coding sequences are from one Lycium ferocissimum isolate CSIRO_LF1 chromosome 3, AGI_CSIRO_Lferr_CH_V1, whole genome shotgun sequence window:
- the LOC132048977 gene encoding secreted RxLR effector protein 161-like, giving the protein MGLRGTKSTSTPMKLNLKLTTIEYARLLKTIDDPRKTYDPLLDGIPSYQQLVGKLIYLATRLNICFAVQVRNQFMQCPKRSHWEAAMRVLRYLKKSPGRGILLKRSCINSLTVFCDANWASCPNTKRSITGYVVQLGGSLISWKSRSKDTVSRSSTKAEYRNVAAAVAEVN; this is encoded by the coding sequence ATGGGGTTACGTGGTACAAAGTCTACTTCCACACCCatgaagttgaatttgaaaCTCACCACAATAGAGTATGCCAGACTACTCAAGACTATAGATGACCCCAGGAAGACATATGATCCACTTCTTGATGGCATTCCTAGTTATCAACAGCTCGTGGGCAAGTTGATTTACTTGGCCACCAGACTAAATATTTGCTTTGCAGTACAAGTTCGCAATCAATTCATGCAATGTCCTAAAAGATCACATTGGGAAGCAGCTATGAGAGTGTTGAGATACTTAAAGAAATCCCCAGGGCGAGGGATACTACTGAAGAGAAGCTGTATCAACAGTTTGACAGTTTTTTGTGATGCAAACTGGGCATCATGTCCCAATACAAAGAGGTCAATCACAGGGTATGTGGTGCAACTAGGAGGTTCTTTGATCTCATGGAAGTCAAGAAGCAAAGATACTGTCAGCAGGAGTTCAACAAAGGCTGAGTACAGAAACGTGGCAGCAGCAGTGGCTGAAGTTAACTAG